A genomic window from Flavobacterium phycosphaerae includes:
- the panC gene encoding pantoate--beta-alanine ligase translates to MLIFNTQNELVSHLTSISNEATSIGFVPTMGALHEGHLSLLKEALLHNPVVVISIFVNPTQFNNADDLAKYPRTLEADVAKIKTVSDTIVVYAPSVDDIYEGKTVSEHFDFDGLEHQMEGQFRPGHFDGVGTIVKRLFEIVKPTNAYFGEKDFQQLQIVKKMVAKLKLPVKVIGCPIFREPNGLAMSSRNERLTTEERAEAAIIFKTLSEAKIRFHVQSAEEVTEFVTEIFQKTTPFELEYFTIADEETLLPCTTKNNTKKYRAFIAVFVNNVRLIDTISLN, encoded by the coding sequence ATGCTCATTTTTAACACTCAAAATGAATTAGTTTCTCACCTGACTTCTATTTCAAACGAAGCAACTTCCATTGGTTTTGTGCCCACGATGGGTGCTCTTCACGAAGGCCATCTTTCTTTGCTCAAAGAAGCCCTGCTTCACAACCCCGTGGTGGTGATTAGCATTTTTGTTAATCCGACACAGTTTAACAACGCCGATGATTTAGCCAAATACCCGCGAACGCTTGAGGCCGATGTAGCGAAAATAAAAACCGTTTCCGATACCATTGTGGTTTACGCGCCAAGTGTAGATGATATTTATGAAGGCAAAACCGTTTCCGAGCATTTTGACTTTGACGGATTGGAACATCAGATGGAAGGTCAATTTCGTCCCGGTCATTTTGATGGTGTAGGTACCATTGTAAAAAGACTGTTTGAAATTGTAAAACCCACCAACGCCTATTTTGGGGAAAAAGATTTTCAGCAATTGCAAATCGTCAAAAAAATGGTGGCCAAATTAAAACTACCAGTTAAAGTCATAGGCTGTCCTATTTTCAGAGAACCCAACGGTTTGGCCATGAGCTCTAGAAACGAAAGATTAACTACCGAAGAAAGAGCCGAAGCCGCCATTATTTTCAAAACATTATCCGAAGCCAAAATACGCTTTCATGTGCAATCAGCGGAAGAAGTAACCGAATTCGTAACCGAAATTTTTCAAAAAACAACCCCCTTTGAATTAGAGTATTTTACCATTGCCGACGAAGAAACGTTACTGCCTTGTACCACAAAAAACAACACCAAAAAATACCGTGCTTTTATAGCCGTTTTTGTCAACAATGTCAGATTGATTGACACCATTTCACTAAATTAA
- the panD gene encoding aspartate 1-decarboxylase, translating into MQIEVVKSKIHRVKVTGADLNYIGSITIDETLMEASNLIEGEKVSIVNVNNGERFDTYAIKGPKNSGEITLNGPAARRVHKGDIIIIMSYALMDFEEAKTFKPWLVFPNEKDNSLT; encoded by the coding sequence ATGCAAATTGAAGTAGTAAAATCTAAAATACACCGTGTAAAAGTAACGGGTGCCGACTTAAATTATATCGGCAGCATCACCATAGACGAAACCCTAATGGAAGCTTCCAATCTTATTGAAGGCGAAAAAGTATCTATCGTCAATGTCAACAATGGCGAACGTTTTGACACTTATGCCATCAAAGGCCCTAAAAATTCAGGTGAAATTACACTCAACGGTCCGGCCGCACGAAGAGTACACAAAGGCGATATCATCATTATCATGTCCTATGCGCTGATGGATTTTGAAGAAGCTAAAACCTTCAAACCTTGGTTGGTATTTCCGAATGAAAAAGATAACTCCCTGACTTAA
- a CDS encoding lysylphosphatidylglycerol synthase transmembrane domain-containing protein, with protein MKKQIGKWLSILVPLLLGVGIIWYQYNSFTEDQINEIKSYFKNADYFYIYLSLVIALFGFWSRAYRWKFSLEHLGYEAKFHNNFMAVCIAYLMNLTVPRSGEISRALVLKKYEKIPFDKAFGTIVAERVVDLLIFFLFVFIGFIVQFNVLKAYVLEKIPYEKLILLIVLGIVGFIVFILIWLYSNWKIISTLKEKFSGLIEGMTSILKMKNKWAFLFHSFFIWFTYILMFYVTIFALNETSNIGFGAVVIAFIFGSLTIGFTNSGFGFYPLVIAEIFVLYHVDKPAGIAFGWLVWTSQTILMVALGGLSFLFLPILNRNK; from the coding sequence TTGAAAAAACAAATCGGAAAATGGTTGTCAATTTTGGTACCGCTCCTCCTGGGGGTGGGCATTATTTGGTACCAATACAACTCCTTCACCGAAGACCAAATCAATGAGATTAAAAGTTATTTCAAAAACGCAGATTACTTTTATATCTACCTGTCACTTGTTATTGCTTTGTTTGGCTTTTGGTCAAGAGCTTACCGCTGGAAATTCTCCTTAGAGCATTTGGGTTATGAAGCAAAATTTCACAACAATTTCATGGCCGTTTGCATTGCTTATCTGATGAACTTAACCGTACCGCGTTCGGGTGAAATTTCCAGAGCTTTGGTCTTAAAAAAATACGAAAAGATACCTTTTGACAAAGCCTTCGGAACCATCGTTGCCGAGAGAGTCGTTGATTTGCTTATCTTTTTCTTATTCGTTTTCATAGGCTTTATTGTTCAGTTTAATGTACTGAAAGCTTATGTGCTGGAAAAAATTCCCTACGAAAAACTAATCCTTCTAATCGTTTTAGGCATAGTGGGCTTTATCGTTTTTATACTGATTTGGCTTTACTCCAACTGGAAAATTATCAGCACCTTAAAAGAAAAGTTTTCAGGCTTAATCGAGGGCATGACCAGCATCCTGAAAATGAAAAACAAATGGGCGTTTTTATTCCATTCCTTCTTCATTTGGTTCACTTATATCTTGATGTTTTATGTGACCATTTTTGCTTTAAATGAAACCAGCAACATTGGTTTTGGCGCTGTGGTTATTGCTTTCATCTTTGGTAGTCTTACCATTGGTTTTACCAACAGTGGTTTCGGATTTTATCCATTGGTCATAGCCGAAATCTTCGTTTTATACCATGTCGATAAACCCGCCGGTATTGCTTTTGGTTGGTTGGTATGGACTTCACAAACCATCCTAATGGTTGCCTTGGGCGGATTATCGTTTTTATTCCTGCCTATTTTAAACAGAAATAAATAA
- a CDS encoding alpha/beta hydrolase — protein sequence MKKLLLLVILIGSNSIFSQKRITDTITSQKLNEDREITIGLPPSYEKNSKQSYPILLLLDGDFLFDPFQGALSYGYYWDDLPEVIIVGISQNKNNEREADCATEATTGLPDEKGEKFFEFIGMELIPYIQKNFRTAPFKIVAGLDTTAGFLNCYLYKDNPVFDAYISMSPELPAGMEEQIAERLAAIQKPIFYYHSTADGDVKKMRTRIQAMDEEIKKVVNPKLNYRYEDFKGASHYSMVLNSIPSALYQIFAVYQPISITEFQEKIATLPSGYVDYLVNKYDILEKSIGLKVQIRLNDFKAIEAAIIKNQAYNEFDQLSQLARKDYPKSMLADYEMAQMYEKKGDNARAVKSYLAAFQKQEIGDLTKDMMIERADVLKASLPKKGKKGKEEPVVEETPPAETTDAPPTDTPPTDAPPPTETPTEEKKP from the coding sequence ATGAAAAAGCTTCTTTTATTAGTTATACTAATTGGCTCCAATAGTATTTTTTCTCAAAAAAGAATCACCGATACCATCACTTCCCAAAAATTAAATGAAGACCGTGAAATCACGATTGGTCTTCCGCCTTCCTACGAAAAAAACAGCAAACAAAGCTATCCTATTTTACTCTTACTTGACGGCGATTTTTTGTTTGATCCGTTTCAAGGCGCCTTAAGTTATGGCTACTATTGGGATGATTTACCGGAAGTAATTATAGTAGGCATCAGCCAAAATAAAAACAACGAACGCGAAGCCGATTGCGCCACCGAAGCCACTACCGGACTACCGGATGAGAAAGGGGAGAAATTCTTTGAATTCATCGGCATGGAATTGATTCCGTATATCCAGAAAAACTTCAGAACCGCACCGTTTAAAATCGTAGCCGGTTTAGACACCACTGCCGGCTTTTTAAACTGCTATTTATACAAAGACAATCCTGTTTTTGATGCTTATATCTCTATGAGTCCCGAACTTCCGGCCGGAATGGAAGAGCAAATTGCCGAACGCTTAGCCGCCATTCAAAAACCAATTTTTTACTACCACTCTACCGCTGACGGGGATGTTAAAAAAATGCGAACTCGTATTCAGGCTATGGACGAAGAGATTAAAAAAGTAGTCAATCCAAAACTGAATTACCGCTATGAAGATTTCAAAGGCGCTTCGCATTACTCGATGGTTTTAAACTCGATTCCGAGTGCTTTGTACCAAATTTTTGCCGTGTACCAGCCGATTTCCATTACCGAATTTCAGGAAAAAATCGCCACATTGCCATCGGGTTATGTGGATTATTTGGTAAACAAATACGATATCCTTGAAAAGTCAATCGGATTAAAAGTGCAAATTCGTTTAAATGATTTTAAAGCTATTGAAGCCGCTATTATAAAAAATCAAGCATACAATGAGTTTGACCAACTGTCTCAGTTGGCACGCAAAGATTATCCGAAATCAATGTTGGCCGATTATGAAATGGCTCAGATGTATGAAAAGAAAGGCGATAATGCCCGAGCCGTTAAGTCCTATTTAGCCGCTTTTCAAAAACAGGAAATTGGCGATTTGACTAAAGACATGATGATTGAAAGAGCCGATGTTTTAAAAGCCTCCTTGCCTAAAAAAGGGAAGAAAGGTAAAGAAGAGCCTGTGGTAGAAGAAACGCCTCCGGCAGAAACAACTGATGCTCCTCCGACAGACACGCCTCCAACGGATGCACCTCCTCCAACAGAAACCCCAACCGAAGAGAAAAAACCTTAA
- the radA gene encoding DNA repair protein RadA → MSKIKTTFFCQNCGAQYAKWQGQCNSCKEWNTIAEEIIQKEEKASWKPTATDSKRVSKPLKIKEIDSTQEVRMDTTDGELNRVLGGGIVPGSLILLGGEPGIGKSTLLLQISLKLPYKTLYVSGEESQKQIKMRAERINPNSENCLILTETKTQNIFRHIVETEPDIVIIDSIQTLHTDYIESTAGSISQIRETTAELIKFAKETNIPVILIGHITKDGNIAGPKILEHMVDTVLQFEGDRNHVYRILRSLKNRFGSTAELGIYEMQGSGLREVSNPSEILISHREEELSGTAIASTLEGMRPLMIEIQALVSTAVYGTPQRSTTGYNAKRLNMILAVLEKRAGFRLGTKDVFLNVTGGISVDDPAIDLAVVAAILSSNEDIAVGKDVCFAGEVGLSGEIRPVNRVEQRIQEAEKLGFATIFVSKYNKIAIKNPLIKIVLVSKIEEVVEQLFG, encoded by the coding sequence ATGTCCAAAATTAAAACTACTTTTTTTTGTCAAAATTGTGGTGCTCAATACGCCAAATGGCAAGGGCAATGTAATTCGTGCAAAGAATGGAATACCATTGCCGAAGAAATAATACAAAAAGAAGAAAAAGCCAGTTGGAAGCCTACTGCAACTGATTCTAAAAGAGTATCCAAACCGCTCAAAATAAAAGAAATTGATTCCACTCAGGAAGTGCGAATGGATACCACTGACGGCGAATTGAATCGTGTCCTTGGCGGTGGTATCGTTCCGGGGTCATTAATCCTTTTAGGTGGCGAACCCGGCATTGGAAAAAGTACCTTGCTGTTGCAGATTTCTTTAAAATTACCATATAAAACGTTGTATGTTTCGGGCGAGGAAAGTCAGAAGCAAATCAAAATGCGCGCGGAACGGATTAATCCCAACAGTGAAAATTGTTTAATCCTGACTGAAACCAAAACGCAAAATATCTTTCGACACATTGTTGAAACCGAACCCGATATTGTCATCATCGACTCCATCCAAACGCTACATACCGATTATATTGAATCGACTGCCGGCAGTATTTCTCAAATTCGGGAAACTACGGCTGAACTGATCAAATTTGCCAAAGAAACCAATATTCCGGTTATTCTTATCGGGCATATTACCAAAGACGGCAACATCGCCGGACCCAAAATTTTGGAACACATGGTAGATACCGTTTTGCAATTTGAAGGCGACCGAAATCATGTGTACCGTATCCTCCGTTCGCTCAAAAACCGTTTTGGTTCAACGGCTGAATTGGGCATTTATGAAATGCAAGGCTCGGGCTTGCGCGAAGTGTCCAACCCCTCCGAGATTTTAATTTCCCACCGAGAAGAAGAACTTTCCGGAACCGCTATTGCCTCTACGCTGGAAGGCATGCGTCCGTTGATGATAGAAATTCAAGCCTTGGTTTCAACCGCCGTTTACGGAACGCCGCAACGCAGTACCACAGGCTATAATGCCAAACGCTTAAATATGATTTTGGCTGTATTGGAAAAACGTGCCGGCTTCCGTCTCGGAACCAAAGATGTTTTTCTGAACGTTACCGGTGGCATCTCCGTTGATGACCCGGCTATTGATTTGGCTGTGGTGGCCGCTATTTTGTCTTCCAACGAAGATATTGCGGTGGGTAAAGATGTATGTTTTGCCGGCGAAGTGGGGCTTTCGGGCGAAATCCGTCCGGTGAATCGGGTAGAACAACGCATTCAGGAAGCTGAAAAATTAGGATTTGCCACTATCTTTGTTTCTAAGTACAACAAGATTGCTATCAAAAATCCGTTAATCAAAATCGTTTTGGTTTCCAAAATTGAAGAAGTAGTCGAGCAGTTGTTTGGATAA